Proteins found in one Desulfovermiculus halophilus DSM 18834 genomic segment:
- a CDS encoding FmdB family zinc ribbon protein, with amino-acid sequence MPIYEYSCEDCRHLFEEWQKDFTEKEMTCPVCGGRAKRMISNTAFILKGSGWYATDYARGSESASGNGGNGNGGKTTDTESTAASSTAESSTGTTSSAEGSKTASTQDS; translated from the coding sequence ATGCCTATCTACGAGTACTCATGTGAAGACTGCCGACATCTGTTCGAAGAGTGGCAGAAAGACTTCACGGAAAAGGAAATGACCTGCCCGGTCTGCGGTGGACGGGCAAAACGAATGATCTCCAATACCGCATTCATTCTGAAGGGATCCGGGTGGTATGCCACCGACTATGCCCGGGGAAGCGAATCCGCATCCGGGAACGGAGGCAACGGAAACGGCGGGAAGACAACCGACACAGAGTCCACCGCCGCGAGCAGCACCGCTGAAAGTTCCACCGGCACGACAAGCTCGGCTGAAGGAAGCAAGACGGCCAGCACCCAGGACTCGTAA
- a CDS encoding DUF362 domain-containing protein produces the protein MRHKQPSKVFFWPLDASGRASYSRRMRRLFKATGFGAQIHAGDLVAVKTHFGEQGGTAFVQPHWLIPLVDILRKAGAHPFLTDTNTLYSGQRQDAASHSMLAAMHGFDPLRIGAPVFIADGLKSHNQISVPGIGPHFEHCYLAGDLLDADAMLTITHFTGHELTGFGGTIKNLAMGCASRQGKMHQHCGLGPKVHASKCVGCGRCVEVCAPGALALDESGTITLDQAACTGCANCITACNYECLHLNWDMDLHTFQEKMAEYAGAFLTAFTWPLLHFSFLLQVTPKCDCKHYSEAPICADIGILASYDPVALDQAALDLVQAAASRNADREPARHVLDTLHPGTKGRALLDLGQRLGLGTREYDLEKI, from the coding sequence GTGCGCCACAAACAGCCATCCAAAGTATTTTTCTGGCCCCTGGACGCCTCGGGCAGGGCCTCGTACAGCCGACGCATGCGCCGCCTGTTCAAGGCCACCGGGTTCGGGGCCCAGATACATGCCGGCGACCTAGTCGCCGTCAAGACCCACTTCGGGGAGCAGGGGGGCACAGCCTTTGTCCAGCCCCACTGGCTCATCCCCCTGGTGGACATCCTGCGCAAGGCGGGGGCCCATCCCTTTCTCACCGATACCAACACCTTGTACTCGGGCCAAAGACAGGACGCAGCGTCCCATTCCATGCTGGCCGCCATGCACGGCTTCGACCCTCTGCGCATCGGGGCCCCGGTGTTCATTGCCGACGGGCTGAAAAGCCACAACCAGATCTCAGTACCCGGGATCGGGCCCCATTTCGAACACTGTTATCTGGCCGGGGACCTCCTGGATGCCGATGCAATGCTGACCATCACTCATTTTACCGGTCATGAACTCACCGGCTTTGGGGGAACAATCAAGAACCTGGCCATGGGCTGCGCCTCCAGGCAGGGGAAGATGCACCAGCACTGCGGCCTGGGCCCCAAGGTTCATGCTTCGAAATGCGTGGGCTGCGGGCGATGCGTCGAGGTCTGCGCCCCTGGCGCCCTGGCCTTGGACGAAAGCGGGACCATCACCCTGGACCAGGCCGCCTGCACCGGGTGCGCCAACTGCATTACGGCCTGCAATTACGAGTGTCTGCACCTGAACTGGGACATGGATCTGCACACCTTCCAGGAGAAAATGGCTGAGTATGCCGGCGCATTCCTTACTGCCTTCACCTGGCCCCTGCTCCACTTCAGCTTCCTGCTCCAGGTCACCCCAAAATGCGACTGCAAGCATTACAGCGAGGCCCCGATCTGCGCCGATATCGGCATTCTGGCCTCCTACGATCCTGTCGCCCTGGACCAGGCCGCCCTGGACCTTGTGCAGGCCGCAGCTTCCAGAAACGCCGACCGGGAACCGGCCCGGCATGTCTTGGATACCCTGCATCCCGGGACCAAGGGCAGGGCCCTCCTGGACCTGGGCCAAAGGCTGGGACTGGGCACCAGGGAATATGATCTGGAAAAGATCTGA
- a CDS encoding geranylgeranyl reductase family protein, producing the protein MRVDADVLVVGGGPAGGSAAYFLGQAGYRVLVLEKERLPRYKVCAGGVPGSALKEFPFSFDPVVEQWVQRMTFIHGRAQTTHRLPEDSLAMVMRDRFDQYLLEQSRAEIVDSSQVLELTQDLDGVRVRVAGRSSPIRALYAIGADGPNSRVARSIGLRRSRRMGAAMEAEVDPDPAVIQSFQGRVVVELGKVDFGYVWIFPKATHLSVGIGSMTKGAHSLPRHFISSMDKMGIDLRSAKLKGHPLPIYLKPEPVHKGRVLLTGDAAGLIDPLTGEGIRHAIESGRMAAEAIRHNSIEDYTRRIQCNIGRDMGWAARLAWVLYTWPGPCFHWLVRHRHVFRDMIRIANSRLSYKQAFSRVPLYALLAFERAKLER; encoded by the coding sequence ATGCGGGTTGATGCAGATGTGCTGGTGGTCGGCGGCGGACCGGCCGGTGGCAGCGCCGCCTATTTTCTGGGGCAGGCCGGGTATCGTGTCCTGGTGCTGGAGAAGGAGCGGCTGCCCAGGTATAAGGTCTGTGCCGGAGGCGTCCCCGGATCTGCGCTGAAAGAGTTCCCGTTCTCCTTCGACCCGGTGGTGGAGCAATGGGTGCAACGGATGACCTTCATACACGGCAGGGCCCAGACCACCCACCGGCTGCCCGAGGACTCCCTGGCCATGGTTATGCGGGATCGGTTCGATCAGTATCTCCTGGAACAGAGCCGGGCAGAGATTGTGGACAGTTCTCAGGTCCTGGAGCTGACCCAGGACCTGGATGGAGTAAGGGTGCGTGTAGCGGGACGGTCCAGTCCCATACGGGCCTTGTACGCCATTGGGGCCGATGGCCCCAACTCCAGGGTGGCCCGGAGCATTGGGTTGCGCAGGTCCCGCAGAATGGGCGCGGCCATGGAGGCAGAGGTCGATCCTGATCCGGCCGTTATTCAGAGCTTCCAGGGCCGGGTTGTTGTGGAGCTGGGCAAGGTGGACTTCGGGTATGTCTGGATATTTCCCAAGGCCACCCATCTCTCGGTGGGCATCGGGTCTATGACCAAGGGGGCCCATTCCCTGCCCCGGCATTTCATATCCAGCATGGACAAAATGGGGATTGATCTGCGCTCGGCCAAGCTGAAGGGGCATCCCCTTCCAATATACCTCAAACCGGAACCTGTGCACAAAGGCCGGGTCCTGCTGACCGGGGACGCTGCCGGGCTGATCGATCCATTGACCGGAGAAGGTATCCGGCATGCCATTGAAAGCGGCCGGATGGCGGCTGAAGCCATCCGGCACAACAGCATCGAGGACTATACGCGGCGCATTCAATGCAACATCGGCCGGGATATGGGCTGGGCCGCAAGATTGGCCTGGGTTCTGTACACCTGGCCCGGCCCCTGTTTTCATTGGCTGGTGCGGCACAGGCATGTCTTCCGGGATATGATCCGGATCGCCAACAGCCGGCTGTCCTATAAACAGGCCTTCAGCCGTGTGCCCCTGTACGCCCTGCTGGCCTTTGAACGGGCCAAGCTGGAGAGATGA